ccaaatttcattcaaatctgcccagccgtttcagcgtgaagaagtaacaaacatactcactcaatcacaaactcacatttataatataaaagtaagCGCGAGATCGCTCCCGGCCCtattactacgaagtgcaaaattcgaacttcgtattacTGATTttctttaatacgagagtgagagagacggtataCGACGGAaactttgattttcaaattCGGTAGTGGCCTCCCTGACTTTACACTACGTTTGTTACAGCCAACCTTCACTGTACTAAGTCCGACGTTTGCGACAACCCTGATGAGAGCGAACGCTAGCGAGCCCTGCGACTTCACTTGCCTGGAGTCAATTCTCTTGGGAGGCAGTGCTGTACTACCAGATCTGATTCAAGAAATTAAGGTTGATGTTGATACCAAAATTTTTTCGctaccgtatcatgccatgactgTAACAGGAACATGTCATGTTTGCCacccagacgaataaaaaaaaaatgtcaggaacggaatgtcaagcaaATTCATGACACACGACGACGACGGTTGGTTagggaaacgtgctagtgggcatagtctcatacttttagATACAAAGTGTTCAGTAAAATAACAGAGTAGATTATTTTAACTTGTTTATTATGGAACAAACAATTTTATGAATAGAATATTATATTGAGCTTGCATTgcaaagcttttttttgctttcgacgaccggatggctaagtggttagagaacctgactacgaagtttgaggtcctgggttcgaatcccggccggggcagatatttgtgtgaataacacgaatgtttgttctcgggtcttggatgtttaatatgtatttaagtatgtatttatctatataagtatgtttatccgttgcctagtatccatagtacaagctttgcttagtttgggactaggtcaattggtgtcaaatgttccatgatatttatttatttatttatttatttatttttgtacaacaaGTGTTGCCAGGCGGACAACTACAGAGAAGAAAAATAAATGGAACTAAAGGTTCCTATTAATGTTCAATCATGTATTGaacacaaagaatatattttttcacacctctccttcagtaaagtaacttttcctccctgacgagaggaagcaaagtgcaacttttctgttcaaggcttttctaagtaaaaaaaaagaagtaattaattgcaaatgccattttttgaagttgataattgtaaagccacgccattttctatgctggtgggtctttaataatataaaaaaaaaaaagtttctttatgcttggtgtgaaaagttgtatgagccactcgggagcaaaattattttcatcttgggcgttaacacttgaatccctcattacgctcaggattctactttagaatcctgttagaatccttcgctacattctgcattcaatgtacgccctcgtcgtaaatacaccattttgctcccttgtgacacaaataactattgcctGACACGTTTCTTTTACGGTCATggtacggtgtaatgggtagagccCTTAATGGGTTTctatcgggaaaagtcggatctccgtcggaatacgacggcacccgaagtgtcaatcagttattgtattaaatgagtgacattttcacatggaactttattatttagtatcatAGGCGTGCATTCGGTCAATCTCAGGGTAGGCAGCTCAGGGGGGCTGAAGGCACGCAGCTGCGGCGCGAGCTAGCGCTACCTACTCTGGACTTGACCATATGCACGCCACTGAAATATtagtttactagcttttgcccgcgctCCGTCCACGTGGtattcggctatcgcgcgctgttccctcgggaactgtgcatgtttccggaataaaaagtagcctatgtcactctcgggcccataaactatctttactttattccaaaaatcacgtctatccatcgctccgttactATGGATGCTACTGTTGCGTAataagggtccttaaaacacgagtgtggttttataaaacgagcgtagacgagtgttttaaggcctaattacgtgcagttgtatacattattttatctacacacagTCATATTATAATGTGTATTCCACGCCTTATAGAGTACTTACGTATAATTATGGGTGAAGATAATTGAGAGAGCactataaatacaaaattttccgataaaatacgatggaaaatcaTTATGCACCTACATCTGTATAAGGACCCCGGAgcttttgatatgttatagatttcaaagtcccgAACAAAAGTCTTTAAGGGTGCTACCTCAGTTTCCGAGTCACTTTCAgagtttattttagttttttagagacttttgtttgggactttgaaatctataacatatcaaaatctcaggatatttaactgaaatcacattttccatacttaaGGTCCGGGGTCTTTTAATCTCTTTATTTCGACGCAGTTATATGCATCATTAGCATGAGTTAGTTCAAAATGTTTTAGATTAtctaatttttaattcatattattattctagAAATTAACACCAAACACTGAAATTCTGAATGTGTACGGGCTCAGTGAGTTGACGTCTATAGGATTCATGGACGACGAGACTTGCCTCGGGTCGAGTGGGAAACCGATAGGATGCTTGCAGTACAGAGTAAGTCCGTCCGTTATGTTGTTGTGTAAGGTAGTCGGAAATATACTGATCggcaaaatttggcccactctacatacaaaattacctatttctgcatacatttgagggccagatttttggccgctcagtatatattattatgtatgtatataaactctttattgtacaatataagtaacaaacacaattgacaaacattgagatatatgtacacaggcgaacttatccctttaagggatctctaccagtcaacctttgagtggatgagaggagcattcagttagggacagacaaaaagtgttttatttgatttttatttaattactcaataaatcattttaaccgTGACTTCGCCTCGCTGCCAATTTAAATTTAGTGgttaaaatcattataaatagatatttaaacattaaatacttaaataagtaggtaaatgttTCATATCCAAGATAGTGTATACatgtaattattttcatcttttacTTTTCTTTACCTTATTTTGTTTCGTTTGacaattgtatttgtttctttttttgtacaGTCGGGGTCAAATATATCTCTACACTTTACAACCTTGTCGTTCTCtcttcatgtttgaacttttgtataaaattgtcagatggcatacagtgacaaggtactaaagtttaaaaaaatctgtgagctcgactgtacaataaagagtttacataaaaACTTTCCTTACAGTTGATCGACGTTGAGACACAAGATGACATTTACGAGCCAAACAAAAACGGAGAGCTGTGGCTGAAAGGTCCCGGCATAATCAAGTGCTATTACAAAAACCCTGAAGCTACAGAAGATACTTTCGCAGAGGGTCGCTGGTTTAAAACCGGAGATATGTTTTACAGGGATGAAAACTACAACTTTTTCTTCGTGGAGAGAATCAAGTTGTTACTAAAGTACATGAGTCACCAGGTGAGTTATGTAACTATGAGATATGAATCAATTATATTTCTCTTAGTTTAGGGTAAAATACCCAACTCATCCTTAGCCGGAAAATGTcaactgttgaacaaaagcctcccctttagaacgtcacaatgaatgACAATTCACCACTTGCATCAACCAGTTGTCTTTAACTCtggcgatgtcgtcagtctacaACTTCAATTGTGAATTGCAGATCTCCCCTGTGGAACTGGAAGGTGTAATCCGCCAGCACCCAGCCGTGTCTGACGTGGCAGTGACGAGCGTATCAGACCCAGAATGCGGGGAGCTGCCCGTTGCATGTGTGGTGCGAAGACCTGGCTACGATGTTACCGCTGAGGAGATCAAAGACATTGTCAAAGGTAAGACCACAGCCAATCTTACGACAGGACCAGATCTAGCTATAGAGCTTGGTTGCTTCCATCCAGGTAACGTGCCTTTATTCTTTGCGTTTACTATTAAGTATTCTTTTCGTTACAGATAATCTGGTAGACTCGAAACGATTGCGGGGAGGGGTGATATTCCTAGATGCTATACCACAGACTGCTTCCACTAAGGTCCATAGAAGAAAACTTAAGGAGATCGCACTGCAAGCCGAAAGAGAATAAAATTCTTACTTAACAAGTGAGAGGTTAATTTTAAAACCAACCTTAGGTACAAGCAAATGCTAACCGCTTCGCTTTTTTACACGCGAATTTATTAGAACCAGTTTACCGAATATGTTCTCGCTTCTGCCTAGTTACAAGCATCATTTACGTGCTTGGTCTAGATTTCAAGTCATTTCCTTAGTTCTCAGCTAAAGTTGGATATAATCAACTCGCGTAGTAACAGTTTTAAGTGTTTAGACTTTTTACATCATTAATCCATTGACTGACATACTCTTGATGAGCTTTCAAAACATTGTTTGCTCCCTGAATTTTGTATGgctttctgttaaaaaaagtttttactatttgtttatttttaaagctgtTAAAACCAAATTTGACagtttattgaaaattaatttgattttccGGATTaaaattaacgtttttttttatcgagcaGTATTTTGGAATAAAAGATGCCAGAAGTACATTAGacatatttatcatcatcatcatcatcatcatcataatcatcccagcctatataagtcccactgctcggcacagccctcctctcagaacattATACTCTTATTTTAATAAGCTTCGAAAGCTCGGAGTGAAGACCTAGGGTACACTTCATATAAATCATTTAGGTTAACCCACCTGTAATCTCTTTAGTCTACCTACAATTCACGTTTTAAGTTGCTCCtggaggaagggctacgaattagcccgaaacatgtcgagctaaactcgacttAGGCCGTGAGTTATACCATTAAAtatgtctcacggtagttttaacTTCAAAGTCTACCGGGAGTTCATTAAAGgttattacgattttttttttaatgacattgctatagtcgagttcataaacttgtgagcaaacatttgatcaaaaatatctgaacacgactctattgttaatagcgtagaagcgtgttcagatatttttgatacaatttttgcttatgaactcgactgtactagttGACGTCGCTAATAAGAATCTGATAGCTTTACATTAACGTTGTTAGTATTAAAAATCTCGATTAATAGATATTAAGAACTTAAATGacttatatatgtatacctaggtAAATTACTATTACCTACCAGTGGCGTGGCGCTGCAACTTAGGTAATTCTCACTATCACCGGGTTGCCGAAATTTTTATGTAACTTCAGTGACGGCCAGCATAACAATTGTGTACGCTTACTACCTACGAGGTGTTTTAGTATACGAAAACATACCTACTCACTAATATCTAAATCTAATGGCCGCGCAAAGTATTTACATAGGTTTATGGCATCACGCTAAGTTTTTTGTGtagattttgtaaataaattattaagaaaagtggatgttttgttttatttcatccGTTTTTATAgagagaaagaaaatacatttagtCACAACCATATAAGCATAGAAGTTGACAACACGAAGGATCGTCCAGGTGCAGTTTATCTGTCCGATATACCTAAATTATGGGATGAGTAGAAAAGAGCGTAGCATGACATGAGATGTGTGTGAGAGTGAAAGAGAAagagggccaatcaacttttttacctgACTCTTttatctgtccgcgacatttttcaaacaattgcagatttttgtaagtaaacatgttttttctgtaatttaatagatagtgtacatgaatacatgccatcctacgtaagttcaacctattaaaccgtgaaatatcttgttggaagtacgatttttttggtaacgccagaaaCAATTTtggcaggagacgcccaaagtgtcggtataATAGggctgattctaataaaagtggcatggcaggctaaagttaattcaaaaaaatatatatatgtttttttactttttttgcataaaaacagtttcttggtatttcatttgttacaaatatgttaaagggaacaaagtattcctaaaaacttaagagttatgggttcttgaaatattgatgaagcaggctaaagttaaattagacaggctagtagtgaaaagttaccaggttaaagagaattcaaaaatgaaaagaaatgtatcataagtttaaggggctgtttcaccatccattgattagtgtgaactggcggttaggtgtgatgccgtctctatttgttttgttcgaatagacggagacggcatcacatttaaccgtcgattaacgctaatcaatggatggtgaaacagcccctaaatgtaatttcttaaaaaattatgagtCTCTTGGAGGgatatataagaaaataaaattatttcaaaattatacatattttatacagggttatttgtaatttactagcatccttttaaccctaaactcctaccacttaaacaaatgttttttgttttacgtctttttaaaatggagccgtaaaacaaaaaacatttgctaaatcatgtatattttttatttttccttcctgTTTTCTTCCCTGATATTGTTCTTTATGTTTCCTTTGGAACTCTTATTCGTATCTTTTCTTTTCGTTCTCCCTTTTTCATGCTAACCTCTCTtctcttgacttttgtttagtttttggtttCCCCATTACATGTCGACCctaaaatattacgaattaattacaatacaat
The sequence above is a segment of the Choristoneura fumiferana chromosome 9, NRCan_CFum_1, whole genome shotgun sequence genome. Coding sequences within it:
- the LOC141431105 gene encoding luciferin 4-monooxygenase-like isoform X2 produces the protein MAPNHIDLAIPFYAAFYLGVIVSPIDRTLGRLELQGTFDVNRPKLIFCQSEKAPDVQLALNSIESDALIVTFDKGDYLCSFAEFIETYGDNSPIEDFKPTDFDPEDTIALLIATSGTTGLPKGAAATHKNLTITGPYLWMRHSQFPHPTKMVLIGSPLQWLTALINFIMSPVLRYTRLQSSQSLTQDHACYLINTYQPTFTVLSPTFATTLMRANASEPCDFTCLESILLGGSAVLPDLIQEIKKLTPNTEILNVYGLSELTSIGFMDDETCLGSSGKPIGCLQYRLIDVETQDDIYEPNKNGELWLKGPGIIKCYYKNPEATEDTFAEGRWFKTGDMFYRDENYNFFFVERIKLLLKYMSHQISPVELEGVIRQHPAVSDVAVTSVSDPECGELPVACVVRRPGYDVTAEEIKDIVKDNLVDSKRLRGGVIFLDAIPQTASTKVHRRKLKEIALQAERE